Proteins found in one Triticum aestivum cultivar Chinese Spring chromosome 4D, IWGSC CS RefSeq v2.1, whole genome shotgun sequence genomic segment:
- the LOC123098494 gene encoding protein NETWORKED 1D, producing the protein MATLVRHDSNNTRYSWLWVSHISPKNSKWLQENLTDMDMMVKAMIKLINEDADSFARRAEMYYKKRPELMKHVEEFYRAYRALAERYDQATGALRQAHRTISEEFPNQMPSMSEDSPSSSQEGEPRTPEMMTPLRAPFEPDDLHRDALGVSPPLFTVKRNGTHPDEIGSLSSRKGLKQFTDLFESCDSAHRLNFSDGKVRKGLSFESPDAKVKQDASDDIMKLQNEISKLLAESQNLKQQVSSESQRANNAENECQSLKDTISCLISEKDKALVQYSESTKRLSALETELSKAHNELKKLSDHMDREVQNVNSAESCNNTMQSELETLGQKIMMQQQELAQNRKDLVDSKSEFESEIHSLRSTVTQINTEKDVALLQHQQCIEEVSDLESKLLKSQSEQEKIELKVQLLVQELEQKREEAGAIHTRLQDEHFNYMQKEAALLSMEDLHSQSQEEVKRLAQDLEYSNKKLSDLEAQLLFAQSETEKIANKAQILERELVCKTEEVSILQSSLHKEGQKCMLAETTLLRVENLHLQSQEEAKTLAQNLETLSEKLSEAENDRLNLQNISQELKNTILEMDSEKNAMLVQQQQSLERLSYLEAHIFDVQSDLDKNKEKVHLLEQELKHHKEVVDGLHNNLEEEGHKRMHAEAELRVVANLHSESQEEVGKLVMDLQKLNDELSEVQDSNLIVEDLLCELMNTISVLNTEKDAALLQLQLSLERVTDLKSEVSETQLEAEKTEEKLQVLEQEFAQKNVMVDFLQSSLQDEGKKRVEAETLLMSKENQYFQSQDEVNRLALENETLNRKLNEMENLSFKLKNTILLLNSEKDATLLQHKQYMVKISDLESKFSVVQVELVNAEQKVQMLDKELEQKKEEFDSLQTSLKDEAQKNAEGETALLTITNLYSSSQVEVNRLVLEINKLNRKLDEVENVSSELKNTILLLNTEKDTALLQHKQSLVRVSDLESQLSEMQAEVENSEQKVQMLDDELEQKKEEVNSLQTSLKDEARKHAEGEAALLTMTNLYSNSQEEVNRLAIEINKLNRKLNEVENVSSELKNTILLLNTEKDTTLLQHNQSLVRVSDLESKLSQVQAELENAEQKGQMLDKELKQKREEVDTLQTSLKNEARKNAEGEAALLTMTNLYSNSQEEVNRLAIEINKLNRKLNEVENVSSKLKNTILLLNTEKDTTLLQHKQSLVRVSDLESKLSQVQTELENTEQKGQVLDKELKQKREEVDTLQTSWKNEARKNAEGEAALLTITNLYSNSQEEVNRLALEINKLNRKLNEVENISSELKNTILLLNTEKEAALLQHKQSLARVSDLESELSEVQAELENSEQKGQMLDKELKQKREEVDTLQTKLEDEAHKHIEVEASLLMMTNMHSQSQEEVSGLVLKIERLNDKLNEMESSKLDLESMISKHAEDNSILGEQNLSSELTISGLHDELDMLKEMKVNLENEVGLHIGDKEILQSQLTHQKKETEILEKQYCSLEHEMEAVNRSAAALQQLLEEKTCEMEKLSDECLILKKSFSNAIVETEALKEIIKELEASQSSLKYDVCLHSSEKDALARDLHILNKKYADISEQKSMLEISFSNVNSEIGELRMKLKDSEELSRCYLANNSALLAEKDNILFQLESATLAMKSLEDDHADLGGKNSSLLAEKDLLYSQLENLQDQVEIRNEQHEALLRLHQIQINDFEATVSSLQEKICHMDEMLDQELQDCTDASISALILNNSLADVKDKNFALFDECQKFIKAADSAEAVISRLKEEAKNEEEEKEVLLKHNKELREGISQQIKILNVCKDLGRPSVIHDEIMLQTLSRETCNHVKHKEESEHRNVFMEAELSVLGTILTEIVIDFRDLHLQKCELEKEVEAGAAELLFARNENHKLIELNEQMCQRLQQGSEKEETLNIELSNGMARLMQKDDELHKADEKNQFLQETNQELCRVLRDLEASAEDAKGELEEKIAALTEQGAVRDNDYLLLCEANVALQGDIDTHKQKEESLVSTLEMVTKENEQHEREIVSLVSDMITCSVNVMIYEEHLLELMMECEALEIRMITEKGMLMKEISSRDAYVDELHRRIAVMGAETAELKAEMSRYLPLLASLSDQISMLEGGTHLLSDKEGNLELVQDDRRGSEFLDIPSGVLELDSLIARVEALRVVILDVKDRQDKEFTEFAAKLESANLEIQDLKSRKGSCIRHKEQYMEDDRQKYDADNSKGKQAQIMKDIELDQVSTCPPYGSGAAVYPLGGDANAELDDEMLQLWETAEKDCKSGTAKSSSSEHDIQEVEEVKSQYTSFEIARGRDQGINRLEISTATLEPQQLWTKNVLEKLATDAQGLLIIQASIEEVKQKIEGTSKGKSPMSSEYSSIRAQLQEIEGSVLEQIGFNSSLTKKAENYPAFEVNADLEGYSSRRKISEQVQKGSEKVARLDLELQKIQYVLLKLEEEHEFKRVKVSEKRSRLLLRDYVYAKKDKNDAGQKKKSRVPFCGCVRPKTMTEP; encoded by the exons ATGGCGACTTTAGTCCGTCATGACTCGAATAATACACGGTACTCATGGTTGTGGGTTAGCCATATCAGCCCTAAGAACTCCAAATGGCTTCAGGAGAATCTTACTG ACATGGATATGATGGTCAAGGCGATGATAAAACTTATCAATGAAGATGCTGATTCTTTTGCAAGGAGAGCAGAAATGTACTATAAAAAACGCCCTGAGCTCATGAAACATGTGGAAGAGTTTTACAGAGCATACCGTGCCTTAGCAGAAAGGTACGATCAAGCAACTGGTGCACTCCGGCAGGCCCATCGGACAATTTCAGAGGAGTTTCCAAATCAGATGCCATCAATGTCTGAGGACTCGCCCTCCTCAAGCCAAGAAGGGGAGCCACGTACACCAGAAATGATGACACCCTTGCGTGCACCTTTTGAACCTGATGATCTGCACAGGGATGCACTTGGTGTTTCACCACCGCTATTTACTGTCAAGAGGAATGGTACACACCCTGATGAAATAGGTTCTTTATCAAGTCGCAAAGGTCTCAAACAGTTCACTGATTTGTTTGAAAGCTGTGATAGTGCCCATCGTCTCAATTTCTCTGATGGGAAAGTAAGAAAAGGCCTCAGTTTTGAAAGCCCAGATGCTAAAGTGAAACAAGATGCAAGTGATGACATCATGAAGTTGCAAAATGAGATTTCCAAATTATTAGCAGAGAGCCAAAATCTAAAGCAACAAGTTTCATCTGAGTCTCAGCGGGCAAACAATGCTGAGAATGAATGCCAAAGCCTTAAGGACACCATCTCATGTTTGATTTCTGAGAAGGACAAAGCCCTTGTGCAGTACAGCGAATCCACCAAAAGATTGTCTGCTTTAGAGACTGAGCTCTCTAAGGCACACAACGAACTCAAGAAACTCTCTGATCATATGGACAGGGAAGTTCAGAATGTAAACAGTGCTGAGTCATGTAACAACACAATGCAATCCGAGCTTGAAACTCTGGGCCAGAAGATCATGATGcagcagcaagaacttgcacaaaaTAGAAAAGATCTGGTGGATTCAAAGAGTGAATTCGAGAGTGAGATCCACTCCCTGAGGAGCACTGTCACACAAATAAATACTGAAAAAGATGTGGCTCTACTACAACATCAGCAGTGTATTGAGGAGGTTTCTGATCTGGAATCCAAGCTCTTGAAGTCACAATCAGAGCAGGAGAAGATTGAACTGAAGGTACAATTGCTGGTGCAAGAACTTGAACAGAAGAGAGAAGAGGCTGGTGCCATACATACTCGGCTGCAGGATGAACACTTCAATTACATGCAAAAGGAAGCAGCTCTTCTTTCAATGGAAGACCTGCATTCCCAGTCTCAGGAAGAGGTTAAAAGGCTGGCACAAGATCTTGAATACTCCAACAAGAAATTGAGTGACTTGGAAGCTCAACTTCTCTTTGCACAATCGGAAACAGAGAAGATTGCAAATAAAGCCCAGATACTGGAGCGGGAACTTGTATGCAAGACTGAAGAAGTTAGTATCCTTCAAAGTAGTTTGCACAAGGAAGGGCAGAAGTGCATGCTTGCTGAAACAACTCTTCTCAGAGTGGAGAACCTACATTTGCAGTCCCAGGAAGAAGCCAAGACACTAGCACAAAATCTCGAAACCTTAAGCGAGAAGCTTAGTGAGGCTGAAAATGATAGGTTGAATCTGCAGAACATTTcacaagaactcaagaacaccatTTTGGAGATGGATTCTGAGAAAAACGCAATGCTAGTTCAACAGCAGCAGTCCTTGGAGAGACTTTCTTATTTAGAAGCACATATTTTCGATGTACAGTCAGATCTGGATAAAAATAAGGAGAAAGTCCATTTGCTGGAACAAGAACTGAAACACCACAAAGAAGTGGTGGATGGCCTTCACAATAATTTGGAGGAGGAAGGCCATAAACGGATGCATGCCGAAGCAGAACTTAGGGTGGTGGCAAACCTGCATTCTGAATCTCAGGAAGAAGTGGGTAAGCTTGTTATGGATCTTCAAAAGTTAAACGATGAGTTAAGTGAAGTGCAGGACAGCAATCTGATTGTGGAGGACTTATTGTGTGAACTTATGAACACCATCTCTGTTTTGAATACCGAGAAAGATGCAGCACTTCTTCAACTGCAGCTGTCCTTAGAAAGAGTAACCGATCTGAAGTCAGAAGTCTCGGAGACACAGTTGGAGGCAGAGAAAACTGAGGAGAAGTTGCAAGTACTGGAGCAAGAATTTGCTCAGAAGAATGTCATGGTCGATTTTCTGCAGTCAAGTCTGCAAGATGAGGGCAAGAAACGTGTGGAAGCTGAGACATTGCTCATGTCAAAAGAGAATCAATACTTCCAATCACAGGACGAAGTAAATAGATTGGCCCTGGAGAATGAGACACTGAACAGAAAGTTGAATGAGATGGAGAACCTGTCTTTCAAGCTTAAGAACACCATCTTGCTGCTGAATTCCGAGAAAGACGCAACTCTTCTTCAGCACAAGCAGTACATGGTAAAAATATCTGATCTGGAATCTAAGTTTTCAGTGGTGCAGGTTGAACTAGTGAATGCTGAACAAAAAGTGCAAATGCTTGATAAAGAACTTGAGCAGAAGAAAGAAGAGTTTGATAGCTTGCAGACTAGTCTGAAAGATGAAGCCCAAAAGAATGCTGAGGGTGAAACAGCTCTTCTCACGATAACTAATCTATATTCTAGTTCTCAGGTAGAAGTGAACAGGTTGGTCCTTGAGATTAATAAGCTGAACAGAAAGTTGGATGAAGTGGAAAACGTGTCttccgagctcaagaacaccatcTTGCTGCTGAATACCGAAAAGGACACAGCTCTTCTTCAGCACAAGCAGTCCTTGGTGAGAGTATCTGATCTGGAATCTCAACTCTCTGAAATGCAGGCTGAAGTAGAGAATTCTGAACAAAAAGTGCAAATGCTTGATGATGAACTCGAGCAGAAGAAAGAAGAGGTCAATAGCTTGCAGACTAGTCTGAAAGATGAAGCCCGAAAGCATGCTGAGGGTGAAGCAGCTCTTCTCACAATGACTAATCTGTATTCTAATTCTCAGGAAGAAGTGAACAGGTTAGCCATTGAGATTAACAAGCTGAACAGGAAGTTGAATGAAGTGGAAAATGTGTCTTCGGAGCTCAAGAACACCATCTTGCTGCTGAATACTGAAAAGGACACAACTCTTCTTCAGCACAACCAGTCCTTGGTGAGAGTATCTGATCTGGAATCTAAACTCTCTCAAGTGCAGGCTGAACTAGAGAATGCTGAACAAAAAGGGCAAATGCTTGATAAAGAACTCAAGCAGAAGAGAGAAGAGGTGGATACCTTGCAGACTAGTCTGAAAAATGAAGCCCGAAAGAATGCCGAGGGTGAAGCAGCTCTTCTCACAATGACTAATCTATATTCTAATTCTCAGGAAGAAGTGAACAGGTTAGCCATTGAGATTAACAAGCTGAACAGAAAGTTGAATGAAGTGGAAAACGTGTCTTCGAAGCTCAAGAACACCATCTTGCTGCTGAATACCGAAAAGGACACAACTCTTCTTCAGCACAAGCAGTCCTTGGTGAGAGTATCTGATCTGGAATCTAAACTCTCTCAAGTGCAGACTGAACTAGAGAATACTGAACAAAAAGGGCAAGTGCTTGATAAAGAACTCAAGCAGAAGAGAGAAGAGGTGGATACCTTGCAGACTAGTTGGAAAAATGAAGCCCGAAAGAATGCCGAGGGTGAAGCAGCTCTTCTCACAATAACTAATCTATATTCTAATTCTCAGGAAGAAGTGAACAGGTTAGCCCTTGAGATTAACAAGCTGAACAGAAAGTTGAATGAAGTGGAAAACATATCTTCGGAGCTTAAGAACACCATTTTGCTGCTGAATACCGAAAAGGAAGCAGCTCTTCTTCAGCACAAGCAGTCCTTGGCGAGAGTATCTGATCTAGAATCTGAACTCTCTGAAGTGCAGGCTGAACTAGAGAATTCTGAACAAAAAGGGCAAATGCTTGATAAAGAACTCAAACAGAAGAGAGAAGAGGTGGATACCTTGCAGACTAAGCTGGAAGATGAAGCACATAAGCACATCGAAGTTGAAGCATCTCTTCTTATGATGACAAATATGCATTCTCAGTCTCAGGAAGAAGTCAGTGGGTTGGTTTTGAAGATCGAGAGGCTGAATGATAAATTGAATGAAATGGAGAGCAGTAAGTTGGACCTTGAGAGCATGATATCCAAGCATGCAGAGGACAACAGTATCCTTGGTGAACAAAATCTTTCTTCTGAATTAACTATCAGTGGCCTTCACGATGAACTGGACATGTTGAAGGAAATGAAAGTGAATCTAGAGAATGAAGTGGGGCTCCACATTGGTGACAAGGAGATACTTCAGAGTCAATTGACCCATCAGAAGAAAGAGACAGAAATTCTGGAGAAGCAGTACTGTTCACTGGAACATGAGATGGAAGCAGTAAACAGAAGTGCAGCAGCACTCCAGCAGTTACTCGAGGAAAAAACATGTGAGATGGAGAAGCTGTCAGACGAGTGTTTGATCTTGAAGAAATCATTTTCAAATGCAATTGTTGAAACTGAAGCCCTGAAGGAGATCATAAAAGAACTGGAAGCTTCACAAAGCTCTCTGAAATATGATGTTTGCTTGCATAGTTCTGAGAAGGATGCTCTGGCACGGGATCTACATATCCTCAATAAAAAATATGCTGATATTTCGGAGCAAAAGTCCATGTTGGAGATTTCATTCTCTAATGTGAATTCTGAGATAGGAGAACTGAGAATGAAGTTAAAAGATTCAGAAGAACTGTCCCGGTGTTATCTTGCCAATAACTCTGCTCTTCTTGCTGAAAAGGACAATATTCTGTTCCAG CTGGAGAGCGCTACACTGGCTATGAAATCTCTGGAGGACGACCATGCTGATCTGGGAGGCAAGAACTCGTCCTTGTTAGCAGAGAAAGACCTCTTATATAGTCAACTTGAGAATCTACAAGATCAGGTGGAAATTAGAAATGAACAGCATGAAGCTTTGCTCAGGTTGCACCAAATACAGATAAATGACTTTGAAGCGACAGTTTCTTCCCTGCAAGAGAAAATCTGCCATATGGACGAGATGCTTGATCAAGAGCTGCAAGATTGTACAGATGCTTCTATCAGTGCATTGATCTTGAATAATAGTTTGGCTGATGTTAAAGACAAAAACTTTGCTCTCTTTGATGAATGCCAGAAGTTCATAAAGGCCGCTGATTCTGCAGAGGCAGTAATATCACGGCTCAAGGAGGAAGCCAAAaatgaagaagaggagaaggaagtaTTGCTGAAACACAATAAGGAACTAAGGGAGGGAATCTCACAGCAAATAAAGATCCTCAATGTCTGCAAGGACTTAGGACGTCCTAGTGTGATTCATGATGAAATTATGCTTCAGACTTTGTCTCGTGAAACTTGCAACCATGTAAAGCATAAAGAGGAGAGTGAACATAGAAATGTCTTCATGGAAGCTGAGCTATCTGTTCTTGGAACAATTCTTACAGAAATAGTCATTGACTTCAGAGATCTGCACTTGCAGAAGTGTGAACTTGAGAAAGAAGTGGAGGCAGGTGCAGCAGAATTGCTTTTTGCGCGGAATGAAAATCACAAGCTTATTGAGCTGAATGAACAGATGTGCCAAAGGTTGCAGCAAGGTAgtgagaaggaggagacgttgaaCATTGAACTCAGCAATGGCATGGCACGGTTAATGCAGAAGGATGATGAGCTACACAAGGCAGATGAGAAGAACCAATTCTTGCAGGAGACAAACCAGGAATTGTGCAGAGTTCTCAGGGATCTTGAGGCTTCTGCTGAAGATGCAAAAGGTGAACTTGAGGAGAAAATCGCAGCGCTAACTGAACAAGGTGCTGTTAGGGATAATGATTATCTTCTTCTTTGCGAAGCTAACGTGGCGTTGCAAGGAGATATTGACACTCATAAGCAGAAGGAAGAGAGTTTGGTGTCTACACTTGAGATGGTGACAAAAGAGAATGAGCAACATGAAAGGGAAATTGTTTCACTCGTGAGTGATATGATAACTTGTTCGGTGAATGTCATGATCTATGAGGAACATCTACTTGAGCTGATGATGGAATGCGAGGCTCTTGAGATCAGAATGATCACTGAAAAGGGAATGCTAATGAAAGAAATCTCCTCAAGGGATGCTTATGTTGATGAGCTGCACAGAAGGATTGCCGTGATGGGAGCAGAAACTGCAGAACTGAAGGCAGAGATGAGCAGATATCTGCCACTTTTAGCATCTCTGTCGGATCAGATAAGCATGCTGGAGGGAGGCACCCATTTACTTTCAGATAAGGAAGGCAATTTG GAGCTTGTACAAGATGACAGACGTGGTTCAGAGTTCCTAGACATACCATCAGGAGTTTTGGAGTTGGACAGCTTGATTGCAAGAGTTGAAGCACTCCGGGTTGTGATATTAGATGTCAAGGACCGCCAAGATAAGGAGTTTACTGAATTCGCTGCTAAATTGGAGTCGGCGAATCTGGAAATTCAAGATCTTAAATCAAGAAAAGGTTCATGCATTAGACACAAGGAACAATACATGGAGGATGATAGGCAAAAATATGACGCCGATAACTCCAAAGGGAAGCAAGCACAGATCATGAAAGATATCGAACTTGACCAGGTATCTACTTGCCCACCATATGGCTCCGGAGCTGCTGTCTACCCTCTTGGTGGTGATGCAAATGCAGAGCTTGATGATGAGATGCTCCAGCTGTGGGAGACTGCTGAGAAAGATTGCAAGAGTGGGACAGCCAAATCCTCATCATCTGAACATGACATACAAGAGGTGGAGGAGGTGAAGAGTCAGTACACTTCCTTTGAAATAGCAAGAGGAAGAGACCAAGGGATCAACAGACTCGAGATATCGACAGCAACCCTGGAACCTCAGCAATTATGGACCAAAAATGTCCTTGAGAAGCTCGCCACCGATGCTCAGGGGCTGCTAATCATCCAAGCAAGCATCGAGGAAGTGAAGCAGAAAATCGAGGGAACTTCCAAGGGCAAATCTCCCATGAGCTCAGAGTACAGCAGTATCAGGGCTCAGCTGCAGGAGATCGAGGGCTCTGTCTTGGAACAGATAGGTTTCAACAGCAGTTTGACGAAGAAGGCTGAGAATTATCCTGCATTTGAGGTGAATGCCGACCTAGAGGGCTATTCCAGCAGAAGGAAGATCTCCGAGCAGGTGCAGAAAGGGTCGGAGAAGGTCGCGAGGCTGGACCTCGAGCTCCAGAAGATACAGTACGTGCTGCTGAAGCTCGAGGAAGAGCACGAGTTCAAGAGGGTCAAGGTCTCGGAGAAGCGTTCGCGGCTGCTCTTGAGGGACTACGTGTACGCAAAGAAGGACAAGAATGACGCCGGGCAGAAGAAGAAGAGTAGGGTGCCCTTCTGCGGCTGCGTGCGCCCCAAAACAATGACGGAGCCTTAA